The Silene latifolia isolate original U9 population chromosome 4, ASM4854445v1, whole genome shotgun sequence region tttcttAAACTTGCAACTTCTCCTTTGCTTTCCGTCAATCGCGATTTATTTCTTTGCTGTTACTTTCAGTTCGAGACTGACTGTGAGATTAAAAGCCCTCCTTGCACTAGTAATGAACCACCTTACAAGGTATTGTTTTAAGTTAGTTTTGTACTTTTGTGAACTTGGTTTATTTTATTATTCTTCACAATAATATGTGGCTTTCCTATGATTCTTATGTTACATTATCTGGTTGCGAGTTGCACTCACGCAGGGCCTCATTCATCGCTTTTTCACAAAAATATTACGTACCTTGTCAAGTACCAAGATCACAAGACCAGGAGTATTCCGCAGTATGCGAAATGGCTATGCTGTGAATTCTACATTAAACGATGAAGCTGGAATTCTGTACCCACTTGCAAAATGCTTCTTCTTCTTACCAGAACCGCCGTCACTTTTTCATTATACGGAGGTACTTTAAAATGCTGCTAAGTGCACTAAGTACTCGTAATATTTTATGGCAAGCAATTATACTATTGTTTCCTAATGAACAAACTATCTCCAGATTGATTACGTGGAGCTTCAGGGGGAAATTGTTCCGGGATCCAGCAAGGGTTACTTTGAcctcctagtaagattgaggacTGAGCAGGAACACCTCTTCAAGAACATTAGAAGGAGGGAATATTATTATTTGAAAGAGTATTTTAGGTTTGTATGAAAGTTCAACTATTCTTTGCAGATAAAAATGCCCGCTCATTAGTCTTGTTGTGACGGTGTTTGGTTATATGCCAGCTACATTGGTTTGAAAGTCATTTCAAGTGATGAATCTAGCAGTGATAGTGATGGAGAAGAACAAGAGGTAATCCGGTTATTAATAATGTTCACGGAGAACTATTTCTGTTTTAGTCTCGTTATTTTACTAGTATGTTTGGCTGAATATATGGAGATGATGATGGGTTACAGAATAGAAAACGAAACAAGAAGGATCCGAATGCTCCAAAAGCAATGACGCCTTATGCGTGTTTCCTCCAAGCGGAGCGAGAGGTACAAGTAGATTTTAGTCCCTCCATTTTACATTGTTCTTGTTGGATAAACAATTCAATCATAAAATACATTACCGTAAAACTAGTTGTTTATTATATCAAACGTGACAGATTTTACATTATCTGTACAATTCTGTTAGAAAAGCGAATATAGACCGATAATATAGTTTTCTTTTGGATATTTTACGCAGAATGTAAGAAAAGAGAACCCTGGCATCACTTGGAATGATTTTGGGAGGATAATGGGGGATAAATGGAGAAATATGTCAGGTATGTATGTTGTTTGTTTAAACTTATTTACGAAATCTATGTTTGAGTAACCGCTGGGTACAATACTGAGTGTAGCTGCAGAGAGAGAACATTATGAAGCTAAATCTCGAGCTGACAAGAAACGTTACTTGGATGAAATAGTCGAGTATAACCATCGGCAACAATCTAATATGGCGTCAAGGAACCTGTCTGAAGGTAACTAATAATAGTGTACTCGAAATAAAAGTAAAGGCAATGCTTGTTACTCTGCCAATTAACAAGCTTTGATGTTTAATTATACGACTTGTCGACTTGCATACTTCACCTGAAATCATCCTGAATTTAATTTGTGTTACAGGGAAGACTCTTGAGAGTGGAGATGACGAGGTATTTATAGCTGCGGGCTCTTATTTCATTTTGGTTTGGATCAATCATTTTTTGTTGCAGCATTTCCATTTTTCAAAGTcgtctttttatcaaattattattcTTCCTGTGCCTCTGATTAATATATACCAGAGTGTTTACTTTGTACTCTTACATTGGACAGGATGAAGAAGGTTCTTCTACTGACAACTCTGAGGAAGACGCCGATAGTGATGATGATCCAAATACCCCAAGGCGTCTAACGACTGCTTTTGTATTTTTCGCCCGAGCGGAGCGAGAGGTATTTACTTTTTTCGTTATGATGTTTATTTCCTATAGTCTGTAGATTATACCGCCTCCATCAGTCCATCTCATTATATTGTCCTCATTGGATCAAACGATGGCAGCTTTGACCTTTATTTTTCTCTCTATAAATTCTATAAAACAACTTTTTTTCATGAAATTATACCTAATACTTGGTTTTAATTAGACGAATGTGACAGTTTACGTTATATCTTTATTTGTTATGATGAGCATTAGCTTACCACTGAAGTCTAATAtggaataaattaaataataaatggGATGGAGGTAGTAGTTGCGTGACAATTTAGTATctaattttattttattcttgGATGTTCTAATTCAgtattgaattttttttaatataactcattttgggattaaggctctaatgttgttgttgttcgatATTTATCTTAGAACGTCAAAAAAGAAAACCCTTCTGCCAATTTCGCTCGTATAGGGAGGATTCTTGGGGAGAAATGGAGGAATATGTCAGGTATGAGATATGaatgttttgggttttttttatatTTGCATAATGCCGAGTTGTTTTCGTAACCGGTGGGTACAATACTGTGGCACAGCTGCTGAGAAAGAACCTTATCACGCGATGGCTAAAGCCGACTTTCAGCCGTACTGAGCCAGAGAATGACTGCGAAAGGCCGAAAGTGACTAGTCCGTAGTAGAAGTAACTAGTCCGTAGTACTAGTAGTTAACTTTGAACAATTGTCAAAATAATTACTACAGAGTAGTTTGTTAATAAGGTTAGCTGCTTCATAGTCCGAGATTATGTGCTGCAAAGTGCAAAGTTTACGCATCAATGTTTTGTTGTGCCAACCGTATCAGTTGCTTAGTAGTTAGTAGCGTGGGTAGTCGATGGCTTCGTGATCTTGCTGATTATTGCAAAATGCAAACAAAGTACAATGGCATAAATTGATTGAAAATTGTTGGCAATAATATGATGAACAACATGAAGGTAGGATCATAGCTAATGCAATATCACAGTAAAATGCAACAATTTACAAAGTAAATCGAGAGTGGTCGAAACATCACTTCGCATTAAAAACGAGTACTTATTTAATTTGTTACAATGAGTTAGGGTTAACAAATTAACTTTCATGTTGAAGTAAAAATATTTGAGATGATATTTAATTGTCAATTATGAAAGATATTCAGCAAAATCATCCAAAATTGTAATGAAAATTGTGCTAAAAAATCAATCAATATGTAAAGAGAATCAAAAAACTTAACCATAGCTTAAACACTTTAGTAACATGAAGATCTGCAACACAACACTTTAGCTAGCCAGACTCCACAGATAAACGAAAGCAATCAGATTTATTCAGTCCTCAGTACCTAAATACATGATCGGTAAAAGCTTCCGTAGCTGAAGTACCTTATTGAGCAACCCAggccaacaaaaaaaaaacttttaaagCTACGCAAGCGAAAATTCAAACAGCATGCTGTGCTGGTATTTCTGACCAGGTTCAACGACAATGGACGGGAAATTTGGCTGGTTAACAGCATTTGGAAATCCTTGTGTCTCAAGACAAAGTCCTGCGTGTTTGTTGTAGACGGCCCCACCTTTGCCAGTAACACCGTTTACAAAGTTACCAGTATAGAATTGCATGCCGGGGACGTTGGTCCAAACGTCTAATACCCTATGGCTAGATGGTTCTCGCACTTTAGCGGCGTGTTTCAACCCCATCTTCTCATCCCCACAATCAAGTACGTAATTGTGGTCATACCCCATCCCAACCTGACCAATATCCTGGCCAATTCTCTTCTCGGTGGTGAAATCGAATGGTGTGCCTTTAACAGGGACGATCTCACCAGTCGGGATTATTTTCTCGTCTACTGGGGTGTAGTGATTAGCCCATATTTGAATGTGATGATCAAGTACCTTGCCGGAGTGATGGCCAGCTAAGTTCCAGTAGGTATGTTGTGCGAGATTCACCGGGGTGGCCTTGTTTCCAGCTTTGGCTTCCATATCGAGTCTCATGGTTGTCTTGGAGACGAGAGTATACGTTGCAGTCAAAGAAAGATCACCAGGATAACCTAAAAAAGAAAACAAGTGAAGACAAAGTTGAGTAGTGAGACAGTTTATGATACTCCGACTCTTCTAATTCCGTCACGTACCCGTGTCCGACACTTGACACTCGGACAAGGCTATGACACTTTGACACCTcgttttaaaccaaaatatgcatatttttcataaaaatggcCAAGTTCGACACTTGGACATGACACGCACCCGTGTCGGATCCTTCTAAACGAGTCTGAGCAACATAGGAGAGACAGTAGACCTTAGACATGATAAGTCGATTTAATCCAACTTGAGATGTGAATTATACTAACCCGAATGACCTGTTTAAGAAGTTTAGGTGTGAGGTAATGAGGTAGAAGAAGAGGGAACAACAACTAACCTTCCTCGCCATCACGACTATGATATTTGAACGTGATGGAGGGGGTGTCACCTTGCTTGTGCTCAACTACTTCCCAGATTTTCTTATCGAAGCCCTTTAATCCACCTGAATCCACAAATGTCTATTACAAcaatagcaacaacaacaacaacaacatcagagccttaatcccaaaatgatttggggtcggctgacatgaatcatcctttcgaaccgtctatgggtgaacgcaagcctcaaaatgcgaataaaaaaagggaagatgaaaaacaaaaagaaagaacgaaaaatgtaatggaaaggcaaggtaaacttaggggttttaaaatcgaattccgtctttcttttataaaaacttaaaatttaaatcgagagaaaagattaaaacgatttttaaaaaccgaaatagagttaaggatccggaatgaaccgggtaaaatctataagaaagtggttggtgaaaaagtgtaataaaggagagaaaaataaataatttaatttctttaaattaaataaaaaaaaacattaaatctATCAAAAAACATCagatactaaaaatccacatgtatcctttccctccattgtgccctctccgtcaccatactctcctcaagccccagaactctcatatcgtgctctatcactctcaaccttgtctgtctcggtcttcctcgcCTCTATGGACCTTTTCTTTCTCCAAGTCTCGACCTCCTAAGCTGGTGCGTCCATAAGTCTCcgtctcacatggccaaaccatcttaggcggttttccatcatcttgtcctctattggcgccacttttaccttttccctaatcacctcattccttaaccgatctttccttgtatgtccgcacatccacctcaacatgcgcatctccgccacactcatcttttgaatgtgacaatgcttcacgACCCAACACTCGGAGCGTAAAGTAGGGcgagcctaattgccgtgcgataaaattttccctttaatctttggggcatatctttatcgcatagaaaccctgaagcactcttccatttcaaccatcccgctttaattacGTGAGCCACATCTctgtctaactccccatctttttgaataatagatcctagatatccgaagaaatccgaaccctcaacaacattcccatcgaaaataatactccccgcctctgtcgatctcaaccccgccaccttagtgatttgacacctcaaatactcggtcttactctgctcggctgaacccacgagtctctaaagtccgcctccacaattccaactttctctccacccctctttttgtctcatcaatcaacacaatatcatcagcaaacatcatacaccaagggatgtcgtcctgaatatcccttgtcaactcatccataactatagcaaagagaaaaggactaagtgcagaaccttgatgcaccccgatggtaataggaaattcttccgttctcccaacaatAGCATCGAACTTTAATACTGCGTATTAAAAACTTTAAACTGAGAGTgcgaaaaaaaaaatacactGTAAACAAAACACACGACAGCGTTATACTGGTAAAACAGCATTCAGTACAGGTTAATTTCACTCCTAATAACTTGATTTATGTTCTGCAATGTGCTCCATTATCATCGTCATTTTAGGATTGAGTGAACACGGGTCCACGAGTCCGTCACTCGAACATGTACCAATACCCAGAGGCCAGAGCATCACCGGGAATGAGGAACATCACTTACAATATAGGAGTAGACAATTGGGGACGAACAACATCACCAATGTCAAAAGACGCACTACAACTCAAGTTTCGAGATATATGAGCTGAAAGTATCATACCATGAAGACTATTAGGTGGATTATTTATAGCCAGAGAGTATTCCACTCCATTCAGTGTAAATTTTCCATCTTTGATACGATTCGCAACACGACCAACAATGCAGCCATAATATGATCCAGCTCCTTGCTG contains the following coding sequences:
- the LOC141652550 gene encoding FACT complex subunit SSRP1-like, whose protein sequence is MADVNLDNNISVSGHDGTVSDDMPMSSVADIDSKEAIVTFNGIPILNLRDKYSVELHLSCLHLVGETNDFTIQYSSIVRLFCLPGSNQPQPYTFVVITLDPPIRVGETLHPHIVMQFETDCEIKSPPCTSNEPPYKGLIHRFFTKILRTLSSTKITRPGVFRSMRNGYAVNSTLNDEAGILYPLAKCFFFLPEPPSLFHYTEIDYVELQGEIVPGSSKGYFDLLVRLRTEQEHLFKNIRRREYYYLKEYFSYIGLKVISSDESSSDSDGEEQENRKRNKKDPNAPKAMTPYACFLQAERENVRKENPGITWNDFGRIMGDKWRNMSAAEREHYEAKSRADKKRYLDEIVEYNHRQQSNMASRNLSEGKTLESGDDEDEEGSSTDNSEEDADSDDDPNTPRRLTTAFVFFARAERENVKKENPSANFARIGRILGEKWRNMSAAEKEPYHAMAKADFQPY
- the LOC141652551 gene encoding uncharacterized protein LOC141652551, whose amino-acid sequence is MADQGKIAEIFELNNGVMQVKITNYGCAITSLSIPDRNGKLDDVVLGFDTVDPYLQGAGSYYGCIVGRVANRIKDGKFTLNGVEYSLAINNPPNSLHGGLKGFDKKIWEVVEHKQGDTPSITFKYHSRDGEEGYPGDLSLTATYTLVSKTTMRLDMEAKAGNKATPVNLAQHTYWNLAGHHSGKVLDHHIQIWANHYTPVDEKIIPTGEIVPVKGTPFDFTTEKRIGQDIGQVGMGYDHNYVLDCGDEKMGLKHAAKVREPSSHRVLDVWTNVPGMQFYTGNFVNGVTGKGGAVYNKHAGLCLETQGFPNAVNQPNFPSIVVEPGQKYQHSMLFEFSLA